The stretch of DNA GAGGATGTTCAGTACGAGATGTACCATTCTGTACCAGGTCTGGAGAATGCCAAGATTGTAAAAAATGCTTACGCTATTGAGTATGACTGCATCAATCCGCGCCAGCTTTATCCCACACTGGAATTCAAAAAGATCAAGGGCCTTTTCAGCGGCGGACAGTTTAACGGGAGCTCCGGATATGAGGAAGCAGCCGCTCAGGGCCTCATAGCGGGAATTAATGCGGCTATGGAGGTAAAAGGCCGGGAACAGCTGATTTTGGACCGCTCAGAGGCATATATCGGCGTTCTCATCGATGATCTGGTAACAAAGGAGAACCATGAGCCATATCGAATGATGACAAGCCGTGCTGAGTACCGTCTGCTTCTCCGACAGGACAACGCAGATCTCCGCCTTCGCAAAAAAGGCTGGGAGGTCGGCCTGATCGATGATGAGACATACCATAAATTACAGGAAAAAGAGCGCCGGATCCAGGAAGAGATCGAGAGAGTGGAACATGCAACCGTAGGTGGTTCTGCAGAGGTACAGAGCCTTCTGGAATCTCTGAACAGTACCCTTCTGAAATCCGGAACCACCATTGCAGAGCTGATCCGTCGGCCGGAGCTTAACTATAAGGTGCTTGCACCTATCGATAAAGAAAGACCGGAGCTTCCGGAAGATGTATGTGAGCAGGTAGAGATCAACATCAAATATGATGGCTATATCCGCCGCCAGATGAAGCAGGTAGAGCAGTTTAAGAAACTGGAGCAGAAAAAGCTTCCGGAAGACATTGATTACGAAGATGTAGGAAGCCTCCGCATTGAGGCACGCCAGAAGCTGGAAGCCTACAGACCTGTGTCCATCGGCCAGGCGTCCCGTATCTCCGGTGTATCCCCGGCTGACATTTCCGTGCTTCTTGTATATCTGGAAAGCAGATCCGGACACAAATACTGATAATACAAAGAATAACAGCAACTATTCAGAAGGCAGGCGTTTTGGCACGTTTTTTTGCCAAAATCCCGAGACATATAAGGCAAAATGATATCACCGAAGGTGATTTGGAATGCATTTTGACTCGTAACTGTGAGGGTACTGAACAGTTATGAATAACAATAAAACACAGAAAATAAGAGAGGAAGCTGCATGTACAATTTAGAAATCCTGGAAAAAGGCTGCGAGGAGCTTGGGATCACACTCAGTGACACGCAGAAAAACCAGTTTATCCGATTCTACGAATATCTTGTAGAAAAAAACAAAGTCATGAACCTCACCGGTATCACAGAATTTGACGAGGTTCTCGTGAAACATTTCCTGGACAGCCTCTGCTGCGTCAAGGCTGTAGATATGAGCAATGTAAAAACCGTTATGGACATCGGAACCGGTGCCGGATTCCCGGGTGTTCCCCTGAAGATCGCCTTCCCGGAAGTGGAAGCCTGCCTTCTGGACTCCCTCAATAAAAGAGTAAAATTCCTGGAAGAAACCTTTGCGCTCCTGGGCCTGGAGGGGATTTCCGCCATTCATGGAAGAGCCGAAGAATATGCAAAAAACAAAGCCTACAGAGAAAAATATGATCTTTGCGTATCCAGAGCAGTATCCGGACTTGCAACCCTGTCTGAATATTGTCTCCCGTATGTAAAAGTCGGAGGGCTTTTTGTCTCCTATAAATCCGGTTCTGTAAAGGAAGAAGCAGAAGCAGCAGAGAAAGCAGTAAAGATCCTTGGTGGAAAGATCAGGGATATTCAGTACTTTGACCTTCCGGGCTCCGAGATCGGCCGCTCCCTGGTCATTATCGAGAAGGTAAAGAACACCCCAGGCAAATATCCGAGAAAAGCCGGAACACCGCTCAGAGAGCCACTGGCATAAGATACCTCCTGTCGAACAAAGTCAAAATCTGTCCGACAGGAGATTTTTTTGTCCGGGAGTTTCACAAAATTATCACAAATTTATCCTACTTTTATCACAAATTACTTTTACACTATAATCCGATAGAGATGCCCCTGGATTCCCCCATTCTCTGTTTCATCCGGGGGCATTTTCTATTGGTATTGAAAAGACGCCAGAGTCAAGGGCTTCAGTTTCAGGACCTTTTGCCTCTGGCATCTTATAAAATGGGAAATCGATAATTAAAAAAAGTATTTCCCTGAGAATAAAAGGAGGAGAGTAAAGTGATCGAAGTAAGTAATCTGGTCAAAAAGTATGGTGATCATACTGCAGTTGACCATCTTTCCTTTCAGATCGAAAAGGGGAAAATTTACGGATTCCTGGGCCCCAACGGTGCAGGAAAATCAACAACTATGAACATGATCACAGGATACATTGCTTCCACAGAAGGAAAAGTGATGATCGATGGTCATGATATTCTGGAGGAACCGGAGGCAGCCAAGAAATGTATCGGCTATCTGCCGGAAATGCCGCCGCTCTATTTTGACATGACTGTTCTTGAGTACATGAAATTTGCGGCTGATCTGAAAAAAATCCCAAGAAACCAAAAAGACAAGCAGATAAAAGAAGTCATGGATATGGTAAAGATCACAGACATGAAAGACCGTCTGATCAAAAACCTTTCCAAAGGTTATCGCCAGAGAGTGGGTCTTGCACAGGCGATCCTGGGATATCCTGAAGTGATCATCCTGGATGAGCCGACAGTAGGACTTGACCCGAAGCAGATCATCGAGATCCGTGACCTGATCAAAGGCCTGAAGCAGAAGCACACGGTTATCCTAAGCTCCCATATCCTTTCCGAGGTAAGAGCAGTGTGTGATTATGTTCTGATCATTTCCCATGGAAAGCTGGTAGCCAGCGATACACCGGATAATCTGGAACGTCTGGCAGCAGGCTCCAACAGCCTCCTTATGAAGGTAAAAGGCGAGAAAGACACGATTCGAAAAGCTCTGGAAACGATCGAAGGCGTAACCGGGGTGGAAATGTCCTATGACAGCGATGAGAAATTGTGGAAAACAAAACTTTCCATTCAGGAAAATGTGGATATCCGTGAAAAAGTCTTCTACGCTATGGCAAAAGCGAACTGTCCGATCTACGAGATGCAGGTTAAGAGAGTTTCCCTTGAGGATGTATTCCTTGAACTTACCGAAGGAGAGAAAAAATCCGCCGGAAAACCGGAAAGCTCACAGTGGAAACCGGTAGAAGACAGATCATCGGAAGAAGAAAAAACTCAGGAAGAAAAAAACGGGGAACCAGAGAAGGCTTCTGATGAGAAAGAGGGGGATCAGTCATGACAGCGATTTTTAAAAGAGAACTGAAAAGCTATCTGACCTCCATGGTTGGATATCTCTTCATATTTTTTGTCCTGGTGCTGACGGGAATTTATTTTTCCGCATATCAGCTTTCAGGCGGCTATTCAAAATTTGAAACTACCTTAAGCGCACTGACCTTTGTGTTCCTGATCGGTGTGCCGATCCTTTCCATGCGTGTACTTGCAGAAGAGCGCAAGCAGAAAACGGATCAGCTTCTTCTGACCGCACCGGTATCTGTATGGGATATCGTATTTGGAAAATATCTTGCACTGGTAGCTGTGTTTGCCATTCCGGTCGTGATCATGTGCGTTTATCCTTTGATTATGAGTAAGTTCGGAACGATTTCCTATGCTTCCGCATACACCGGAATCCTGGGATTTTTCCTTCTGGGATGCGCGAATCTGGCGATCGGTGTATTTATGTCAGCACTTACAGAAAGCCAGGTAATTGCAGCAGTACTTACGTTTGTATTCCTGTTCGCCTTCTATATGATGAACGGAATTTCCTCATTCTTTTCACAGACCTCCATGTCAACCGCAGTGGCATTCGGACTTCTGATCGTGGCGATCGCGATCATCATTTATACTATGATCAAAAATGTCCTGATCTCTGTAGTGATCGGAGCTGTGGGAGAGATTGCCCTTGTGATCGTATACGTTGTAAAATCCAGTATTTTCCAGGGTGGTATCCAGAAGGTACTGAACGTATTTAACCTGAGCGGACATTATGATAATTTTACAAACGGCGTGTTTGACGTGACAGGAATCGTTTATTTTATTTCTGTTATTGCGATCTGCCTGTTCCTTACCATGCAGTCCATTCAGAAGAGACGCTGGAACTAGGGGGTGAATGGAAATGAAATTCAGTGAGAAATTTAAGAAAAATAAAGGCGAGGCAGCCGTACCGGAGACCGCACAGGACTCCGGCAAAAAGAAACATAAACCGGATCCGAAAAAGCTGGTAGGCACCATCAGCAAAAAACATATCAAAAATGGTTCCTACAGCATGGCTATGGCAGCTGTCTTTATCGTGATCGTGGTTGTGATCAATATGATCGTCGGGGCGATCCCATCCAAATATTCACAGCTGGATGTAAGCTCATCCAAGCTTTACACCATCGGTGATGAAACAAAGAAGGTACTGAAGGCACTGGATAAGGATGTTACCATTTATCAGATCGCGGCAAGCGGTTCTGAGGACGACACGATCTCCAATCTGCTTTCACGTTATAAAGATGAGTCCAAGCATATTAAAGTTGAGGTGAAAGACCCTGTTGTAAATCCGAAATTTGCATCAGAATATACAACCGATGATCTTGCGTCAAACAGCCTGATCGTAGTCTGCGGCGACAGAAACAAGGTTATCAATTACAACGATATGTATTCCTCTTCAGTAGACTATAATACCTGGCAGCAGACTACTACCGGATTTGATGGAGAAGGACAGATCACAAGTGCGATCGGTTATGTAACATCCGAGGATCTTCCGATCATGTATACCTTATCCGGACACGGAGAAAAAGATCTGGATTCCAGCTTTAAAGAAGATATCCAGAAAGCAAACATTGATATCAAGGAGCTGAACCTTCTCACAGAGGGAAAGGTTCCGGATGATGCAGACTGTCTGATGATCGTATCTCCGACCAGCGATATTTCCGAGGAAGAAAAAACAGAACTCCTGGATTATCTGGAGGCAGGCGGAAAAGCTATGATCTTCTCGGATTATACACAGGATGATCTGCCGAACTTTGATGCGGTTCTTGAAAACTATGGTGTAAAGTGTGCAGAGGGAATCGTATTTGAGGGTGATAATCAGCATTATGGAATGCAAATGCCATATTATCTTGTACCAACAGTCAACAGCACAGATGCAAGCTCTGAGACAGCTTCTGCAGGCTCCTATGTACTGGCACCGTATGCGCAGGGCATTCAGAAAACAGATGATGTAAGAGATACCGTAACCATCGACAGTATCCTGACAACCTCTGACAAGGCTTACTCCAAAGCAAATATGCAGAGCAGCAATATCGAAAAGGAAGACGGAGATGTAGATGGACCGTTTGATCTTGGTGTTGCCATCACTGAGAAACTGGATGATGACAAAGAAACACAGATTGTTTACTATTCCACGGCAAATCTGATGGAGAGCCAGGTAAACCAGATGGTATCCGGCGGAAATGAAAAGCTCCTTCTGGAGTCCTTAAACTGGATGACCAGCACAGACGACAGTAATTCCGTTTCTATTCCATCCAAGAGCCTTGAGTCCACAAGCCTGACAGTAACCGATTATGATGCAGCCTTCTGGAAGATCTGTACCATTGGTCTGATCCCGGGAGTGTTCCTTGTTGCAGGATTCCTGATCTGGCTTAAGAGGAGAAAAGCATAATGAAAAAATCGACCAAACTTGTTTCAGCAGTTGTTGTTCTGGCAGTTCTCGGCGGCGTTTATGTGGGACTGAACACCTACGTATCCAAAGAAGAAAAGACAGAGAGCAGCGAAGAGGAAAGCAAAACAGAAGTGTTTTCCGTGAAAACGGATGACATTAAATCCTTGGAATTTATCGTAGACAAGAAGGAAGTGACCTTTGAGAAAAAAGATGATTCCTGGGTGAAAAAGGATGAGACTGCTTTTCCTGTAAATCAGACAACTCTGGATTCCGCAGCTTCCGCCATCAAAAAGGTGGAAGCGGACAGAGTCCTGGAGGATGTGGAGGATCTTACGGAATACGGACTGGATTCTCCATCTAACACAGTAACCGTTGATACCGCTGATGGGACAACGAAGCTCAACATCGGAGATGAGAATACGTCTACGAATCAGTATTACATTTCCAGGGCTGATGATGACAGCACGGTATATGTAGTGGCAGCGGACACAGTATCTCCGTTTATGAATTCCCTTTACGATTATGCACAGGGAGAAGATTTCCCGACAATTGATTCTTCCACAGTGAAAAAGGTCCAGGTCAGCGAGGATAAAGATTCCTATGTCCTGGAAGAAAATTCCGACGGAGCTACCTGGGATGTTTCCGGTGACGGAAGCAGCGATAAAGAGTCTGCCGATACAACGGCAGCAGGAAACGTAACCTCCGGACTTGGAAGCTTTGCATTTGACCAGTTTGTAAACTACAATGCAGAGGATCTTTCCCAGTATGGCCTTGATAAGCCCTATGCGACGATTACAGTGGATTATCAGGAAGAGGTGGAGGATGACAGCACAGACAGTACAGAATCCGGGGAAAACGATTCTACGGCCTCTGAGAGCGATTCTGAGAACAGTGACACTACAGACACGGACAGCAGCTCAGAAGATGAAGACAGCAAGACAACCACAGTGGATAAACAGCTAGTCATTTACGTCGGTGATGAGGCAGGAGATGGCAGCAGATATGTAACGGTAGATAATAAACAGATTTATACAATGTCAACAGATACACTGAGTGCAGTTATTGACAAGACGCCGTCAGATCTCTGGTCACTGATCGTCAATTATCTGTCTGTAAAAAATCTGGATCAGCTCCAGGTTACCTACGGTGAAACAACAAATACTGTAAATGTTTCACGTGAAACATTTACAGATGAAGACGGAAACGAGAAAGAAACAACAACTTATCAGCTGGATGGGGAGGAAATAGAAAGTACCACCTTTACCACCTTCTACAACAAGCTGATAAACATGGCAGGACAGAAGAGACTGACAGAGGCTTATACACCGGCTGCAGACCCGGAGATGACCGCTGTATTCACAGACTCTGACAAGAATCAGACAACCGTTACCTTCTACACATATGACACAAACTATTATGCAGCTGTCGTTGGAGACAAGGTATTTCTTGTAAACAAAATGACAGTAAAAGAAATGTTCAATGCATATGAAACCATGGTAAACGGTGAAACAGAGACAGAAGCCACAGCAACACCAACAGCTGAGGCGGAAAAATAAAATATTAAAAAAATAAATAAAAACACCTCGGAGATCCGCAAATAATAAGGTGATCTCCGAATATCCGCTTGATGATCAGATATTCGGAGACACCACATAGATCAGGATTTCCCGGGGTGTTTTTATGTTGCTATTATTTTACGGTCCTTACAGAAGAATAAGGTCCGTATATTTTTTACCGTTTGTGATGCGGTATGCACGGATACGGTATTTGGTTGCGGTGCCTGGCTTTTAATCGGTGTAGGTTGTATTTTTGGTATTGCCGTTTCCGTCCAGAAAAACATAGGTGATAGCAGATGAAGACATAAAAAAACTGTACAGAAGCTCATCTGAGCAACTGTACAGTTTTACTTTTTCTATATCTAACAGAAGGTTCGGGGGAGCTTCTGTCAGTAACTAAGTATTATGCAAGACCTCTTTCTTCCAGCCAGTCGAAGAAAACGATTTTTCCTGTTTTCTTTCTCTTAGTCATGTGATTGAACTGAAGGATCGTCAGGATTGTGAAGATCACTAACAGTGCAACCATTACAATAATGGAAGTGGTAATGGTTCGGCCACCGCTGATCGTTGCACGGAATGCATCGACCGTGTAAGTAAACGGAACGTATGCATGGATCTTTGCAACGAATGAAGGTGAAACCTCAACCGGATACGTTCCGGCAGATCCTGCAAGCTGAACGACCATGAATACCAGCATCAGGAAGCTTCCTACCTTACCAAGAGTAATGTTGAAGAAGTACATGATAGAGGTAAAGGTCATTGATGTCAGGCAGGCGAAGAGTACGGTTTTGCCCATCTCTGCAGGTGTGAATCCGTTAAATGCATGTAACAGCATGATCAGGCAGATTCCCTGAAGGATAGCTACCGGATAAAGGACGGAAGCCTTGCTTGCCCACCATGCGAAACCGGATTTCAGTTTGCCCTTATACTGAGCCAGAGGATACATCAGGCAGAATGCCAGCGCGCCGACCCAGAGGCCTACAGACATCATGTAAGGCGCCATTGCGTGTCCGTTATTCGGGACATCGGTAAGCTTTGTTTCATCGTTTACAACAGGAGTTGCGAACATTTTGATCGTTTCATCACTTGCTGAATTATCTTTTACAGTGGTAGCTCCATCGCTGAGGCTTGTGGTCAGTGTCTTGGAACCGTCTTTCAGTTCTTTCATACCGCTTCCAAGCTTCTTGGAGCCATCATACAGCTGAGAGGAACCGCTCTGAATCTGGGCAGCGCCATCTGCAAGCTGTTTTGCACCATTGTTAAGTGTGCTGTTGTTGCTTACAAGTTTCTCGGTACCGCTGAGAAGTGTTGAGGTACCGTTTGCTAATGTTTTAGTTCCGTTTGCAAGCGTAGCAGCACCGCTGGAAAGCGTCTTGGCT from Blautia sp. SC05B48 encodes:
- a CDS encoding DUF4340 domain-containing protein, which gives rise to MKKSTKLVSAVVVLAVLGGVYVGLNTYVSKEEKTESSEEESKTEVFSVKTDDIKSLEFIVDKKEVTFEKKDDSWVKKDETAFPVNQTTLDSAASAIKKVEADRVLEDVEDLTEYGLDSPSNTVTVDTADGTTKLNIGDENTSTNQYYISRADDDSTVYVVAADTVSPFMNSLYDYAQGEDFPTIDSSTVKKVQVSEDKDSYVLEENSDGATWDVSGDGSSDKESADTTAAGNVTSGLGSFAFDQFVNYNAEDLSQYGLDKPYATITVDYQEEVEDDSTDSTESGENDSTASESDSENSDTTDTDSSSEDEDSKTTTVDKQLVIYVGDEAGDGSRYVTVDNKQIYTMSTDTLSAVIDKTPSDLWSLIVNYLSVKNLDQLQVTYGETTNTVNVSRETFTDEDGNEKETTTYQLDGEEIESTTFTTFYNKLINMAGQKRLTEAYTPAADPEMTAVFTDSDKNQTTVTFYTYDTNYYAAVVGDKVFLVNKMTVKEMFNAYETMVNGETETEATATPTAEAEK
- a CDS encoding GldG family protein; translation: MKFSEKFKKNKGEAAVPETAQDSGKKKHKPDPKKLVGTISKKHIKNGSYSMAMAAVFIVIVVVINMIVGAIPSKYSQLDVSSSKLYTIGDETKKVLKALDKDVTIYQIAASGSEDDTISNLLSRYKDESKHIKVEVKDPVVNPKFASEYTTDDLASNSLIVVCGDRNKVINYNDMYSSSVDYNTWQQTTTGFDGEGQITSAIGYVTSEDLPIMYTLSGHGEKDLDSSFKEDIQKANIDIKELNLLTEGKVPDDADCLMIVSPTSDISEEEKTELLDYLEAGGKAMIFSDYTQDDLPNFDAVLENYGVKCAEGIVFEGDNQHYGMQMPYYLVPTVNSTDASSETASAGSYVLAPYAQGIQKTDDVRDTVTIDSILTTSDKAYSKANMQSSNIEKEDGDVDGPFDLGVAITEKLDDDKETQIVYYSTANLMESQVNQMVSGGNEKLLLESLNWMTSTDDSNSVSIPSKSLESTSLTVTDYDAAFWKICTIGLIPGVFLVAGFLIWLKRRKA
- a CDS encoding ABC transporter ATP-binding protein produces the protein MIEVSNLVKKYGDHTAVDHLSFQIEKGKIYGFLGPNGAGKSTTMNMITGYIASTEGKVMIDGHDILEEPEAAKKCIGYLPEMPPLYFDMTVLEYMKFAADLKKIPRNQKDKQIKEVMDMVKITDMKDRLIKNLSKGYRQRVGLAQAILGYPEVIILDEPTVGLDPKQIIEIRDLIKGLKQKHTVILSSHILSEVRAVCDYVLIISHGKLVASDTPDNLERLAAGSNSLLMKVKGEKDTIRKALETIEGVTGVEMSYDSDEKLWKTKLSIQENVDIREKVFYAMAKANCPIYEMQVKRVSLEDVFLELTEGEKKSAGKPESSQWKPVEDRSSEEEKTQEEKNGEPEKASDEKEGDQS
- a CDS encoding ABC transporter permease, whose protein sequence is MTAIFKRELKSYLTSMVGYLFIFFVLVLTGIYFSAYQLSGGYSKFETTLSALTFVFLIGVPILSMRVLAEERKQKTDQLLLTAPVSVWDIVFGKYLALVAVFAIPVVIMCVYPLIMSKFGTISYASAYTGILGFFLLGCANLAIGVFMSALTESQVIAAVLTFVFLFAFYMMNGISSFFSQTSMSTAVAFGLLIVAIAIIIYTMIKNVLISVVIGAVGEIALVIVYVVKSSIFQGGIQKVLNVFNLSGHYDNFTNGVFDVTGIVYFISVIAICLFLTMQSIQKRRWN
- the rsmG gene encoding 16S rRNA (guanine(527)-N(7))-methyltransferase RsmG yields the protein MYNLEILEKGCEELGITLSDTQKNQFIRFYEYLVEKNKVMNLTGITEFDEVLVKHFLDSLCCVKAVDMSNVKTVMDIGTGAGFPGVPLKIAFPEVEACLLDSLNKRVKFLEETFALLGLEGISAIHGRAEEYAKNKAYREKYDLCVSRAVSGLATLSEYCLPYVKVGGLFVSYKSGSVKEEAEAAEKAVKILGGKIRDIQYFDLPGSEIGRSLVIIEKVKNTPGKYPRKAGTPLREPLA